A stretch of DNA from Brevibacillus ruminantium:
ATTTATCGTGAAGCGCTTGAACCTGCCTACTCTTTCTTTTGCCCTGGTGATGATCTACCTGTTTTTGCCAGTAGCTGCCACTGCGCTCTATTCCCTGGCGACTGAGTGGAACAGCACGGTGCTGCCCGAAGGTCTGACCGTCAAATGGTTCGCGGAGCTGTACAGCGACTCCCGCTTCTTGCAGGCCTTTGCCCGTTCGTTTCTGCTCAGCGGCCTGACGACCATCGCCGGGATTCTCATCATGGTTCCCGCCATCTTCTCTATCGTCGTCTATGCACCGAAGCTGGAGCGGCTGGTCCAATTGCTGGTGATGCTGACCTACGCCTTGCCGGGTGTTATCCTGGCCGTCGGACTGATCCGCACCTATGCCGGTTTGGGCATTCCGATGATTTTGATTGCTGCAGGCGCCTACCTCGTCGGGTTGCTGCCGTTTCTGTACCAGGGAATACGCAACAGCCTTCATACTGTGCAGGCCCATTCGCTGATGGAAGCAGCCGAGCTTTTGGGGGCCGGTCGCTGGCGTGCTTTTCTGCGGGTGATTGTCCCCAACATCATGCCCGGCATTCTCGTGTCTGCGCTGCTCTCTTTCTCTATCCTGTTCGGCGAATTTGTGCTGATCAACATCTTGGTCGGCGGCCGCTATGAAACCCTGCAGATTTATCTGTATAACAAGCTGTCCAAAAGCGGACACATCGCCAGCGCGATTACCGTCACTTACTTTATCCTGATGGCCGTCATCACCGGCCTGATCGTAAAATTTACCCGCGGCGGCTCCGCCCAAAAGGAGGTATCCTGATGAGTTACGTGCAGATAGAA
This window harbors:
- a CDS encoding ABC transporter permease translates to MKRLNLPTLSFALVMIYLFLPVAATALYSLATEWNSTVLPEGLTVKWFAELYSDSRFLQAFARSFLLSGLTTIAGILIMVPAIFSIVVYAPKLERLVQLLVMLTYALPGVILAVGLIRTYAGLGIPMILIAAGAYLVGLLPFLYQGIRNSLHTVQAHSLMEAAELLGAGRWRAFLRVIVPNIMPGILVSALLSFSILFGEFVLINILVGGRYETLQIYLYNKLSKSGHIASAITVTYFILMAVITGLIVKFTRGGSAQKEVS